AATATTTCACCGGGTCCGAACAGTTCCAATTTTAAAAATTCTAATTATGATGATTTGTATCGCAAAGCTAAACTTTTACCCCCCGGGCCGGAACGCACTCGCATGTACGAGCAAATGGAAGACATTCTCAGAGAAGAAGTTCCTTGGATGGCGACAATCCATCGCTCTCGCACGGTGATGCAACAACCTTGGCTTAAAAATTACCAGTACGAACAAATGATTAAAAATAGTTACAAGTATTTAAGAATTGATACCGCCGAGCGCGCAGAACTTAAAAAGAAATATTAGGAGTTTGTATCGCTAGCTTTATTCTTCGCCGCATCCTTTATACGATCCCCGTACTTTTTGGAGTCACGCTGGTGACTTTTATTCTTTTTCACTGGGTGGGCGGAGATCCCGCCGTGGTTCAGGCGGGTAAAAACGCAAGCCCAGAAGTGATTGCTCAAATCCGTCATGAATTAGGAATGGATCGGTCACTGATTTCCCAATACGGTTTTTTTCTAAAACAAGTGGTTACGTTTAACTGGGGACGGAGCTGGTCGACCAACGAATCCATCGGACAAATGCTGGCGCAGGGAATTGGTCCATCTCTTTCGATCACGATTCCCGCCTTCCTCTTGAGCTGTCTGATCGCGTTGTTTATCGCGATGATCGCGGTCATCTTTCGCGATTCTTTTCTATCGTCCGCCGTTGTGGTGATCTGTCTCGCGATGATGAGCGTGAGCTTTCTAGTTTACATTATCGCTTTCCAACGATTCTTTGCTTATGATCTCAATTTGTTTCCGGTGTATGGCTGGAGTACAAGCTGGATCGGACGCTGGCAGTATGTAACTCTTCCCTGCGCAATTTATATTTGCGTCAGTATCGGCCCTAAAATTCTTATGTTTCGTACGGCACTCATTGAAGATGCCGAAAGCGACTATGTGAGAACAGCCAAAGCCAAGGGCGTAGGAACCTGGGGGCTGTACGGTCGCCATATTCTCAAGAATTCTTTGATTCCGATTATCACTCTGATTATTACGCAAATGCCCTCATTGATGACGGGATCGCTTTTACTTGAAGCTTTTTTTGGGATTCCCGGACTGGGAGGCTTGCTCGTGACAGCCATTCAAAGTAGCGATTTCCCAGTGATCAAAGCACTCACCGTCATCGGAACTTTAGTTTAT
The DNA window shown above is from Bdellovibrionales bacterium and carries:
- a CDS encoding ABC transporter permease, translating into MTFILFHWVGGDPAVVQAGKNASPEVIAQIRHELGMDRSLISQYGFFLKQVVTFNWGRSWSTNESIGQMLAQGIGPSLSITIPAFLLSCLIALFIAMIAVIFRDSFLSSAVVVICLAMMSVSFLVYIIAFQRFFAYDLNLFPVYGWSTSWIGRWQYVTLPCAIYICVSIGPKILMFRTALIEDAESDYVRTAKAKGVGTWGLYGRHILKNSLIPIITLIITQMPSLMTGSLLLEAFFGIPGLGGLLVTAIQSSDFPVIKALTVIGTLVYILFNLLNDLIYSWIDPRIELR